Sequence from the Nocardia brasiliensis genome:
GGGATCGAGGTAGTCCAGAACGGCGCGACCGCCCGGCTTCGCCTCAACGACGCAGTCGGTGACCTTCAATGAAGCCGGGGCCCACCAGGATTGGAGCAGACTCGGATCGGTCCAGTACTGCCATGCGAGCTCCTGGGGCGCGGCGAGTATGCGCTCGAAGGAGAAGGCGCGCCCGTCCGCCCACCTATCCCGGTCCGCGACCGCGGTCTCGACTTCGATGGCGGTGCGATAGCGCGCGAGCACATCCCGCTCGTCGGCGTGCGCCGCGATGGTCTCGTTCAGTGACCGCAGGCGACGTTCGAGGTTCTGTAGCGGCGCGGCTTCTATTGCGTACACGCGACGCTGCCCGAGTGGGAAGACCGTGACGAGGCCGGCTCGAGCCAGGGTCTGTAGGTGCTTAGTGGTCTGCGGCTGCCGGAGTCCGGTCAGTTCGGCAAGTTCACCGACAGATCGGGGCCGCACGGCAAGAAGTTCGACCATGCGCCACCGGGCGCCGTCTCCCAGTGCTGATGCGATCTCATCCACGACTCAAAGTATTCACTTTGTAGAATATTCTTGTCAAGGAATATTTGCGTTCTCCTCGACGCCGCCGCGGCGGCAGATCCCGGCTTCTATCGCGTAATCGACCCCGCCGGAACCCGAAACACCGATGCGCTCGCGTTTCAGGTGCGGCGGACGCCGGTGACGTCGGCGGGTGGGAACCGGCCGGTCACGCAGGTGCCGCTCATCTGGTCGCCCGTGGTGGTCATTTCGAAGGTCAGGCCGAGGCGCATCAGGCTCCGGGTGAGGGTTTGCCGCCAGCGCAGCGAGGTGCCGTCGAGCGTGATGTCCTCGAGCGCCATCTTCTTGCCTTTGCCGCGCGCGGTTCCGGTGAGAACTCCGTTGTCCAGCTGGAGTTCCAGGACGACGGGGATGTCGCCGAGCGGGGTGGCGACGGTCAGATCCCAGATCCCTGCTACCGACATGCTGCGCTCATCCTTCCGGTGGTCCGGCACCGCCCCACGGTATCGGCTGAATGATCATGGCCGCCAGTGGCTTCCGGTGTCGTCGGAAGGTCGCGTGAGTCGTTCCTGATGTGCCGGAAGGGTTTCCGGGGCGCGCCGCCAGGCGGGAATCGACAGATAGGTGACCGCCCGGAGCAACCATTCGACCGGACCGTAGCGGTGACCGCGCAACCACCAGTCACTTGCCACCACCTGCACGGCGTAGGTGAGCAGGCCGATGCCGAGGACACCGGCGGGCGGCACCGTGTCGACCAGCCCGAACCCGTAACCGGTGTAGACGACCATCAACACGACGGACTGGAAGATGTAGTTCGAGGCCGCCATGCGTCCGGCCGGTGCGAGCCATCGCAGCATCGGCGCGGTGCGCGCCGACTGGGTGAGGCAGATGATGCCCGCGACGTAGGCGAAGGTCATCAGCGGATTGACGAGTTCTTGCAGCCCGGCCCAGTAGAACCCGGGGTCGAACCAGTTCTGTCCGGCGCCGAAGTTCACCACCGTGATCGGCAACCCGATCGCTAGGCCGCCGATCAACACCCGAGGCGCCCAACGCCGCAAGACGTCTCGATTCTCGAACAGTTGCCGTTTGCCCGCCGCCATACCGATCAAGAACATGCCGAGACTGGTCACGCCCTGGGTGAACCAGATCAGCACGAGGAAGACCGGCGCGGTCCCCGTCTGGATGGCGAAGGTGTCGGCGAACGATCCCGAGTATCCGTCGTGCATTCGCCGCAGGTCGAAGAAGACGCCGAGCTCCGAGAGGTCATCACCGCCACTGCCGGGAATGAACATCCACCCGCACCACACGATGTAGAGCACGACGCCGGTGATCACCGCCGTGCGCGGCCGCAGTTTCTTCAACGTGATCAGGACCAGGCACAGCATCGCGTACAGGGTGAGGATGTCGCCGATCCACAGCAGGAACACGTGCGCGAGACCGACGGTCAGCAGGGCCGCACAGCGCCGCAGCAGTCGCGCGTTCGCCGACACCCCGGCCCGCTGCGCCGCGGCGATCTGCAACGTGAACGAATAGCCGAACAGGAACGCGAACAGCAGGTAGAACCGGCCGACGAAGAAGGCGTCGACGAATCCGCCGACCACATGGTCGATCGGTCCGTCCCAGTGCGGTCGCAACTGGTCGTCCGGTCCGCTGAACGACCACAGCGTGGTCGCGACAATCGCGTTGGTGATCAGGATGCCGAACAGCGCGAAGCCTCGCAGAATATCGACTTCGGCGATCCGGCGACCCGAGATCCCGTCAGGGACAACCGATTCGGACATGGGATGAAAGTAGGCGTCCGCGCCGATCCGCCGCATCGGCCATCGGACTGACCCCGATACTGAAACGGACATATCGCAACCGCGACCTGCGGGGTATTGACAACCACCGTCGGTCGGTCACACCAGGTCGCCGACCTCCAGATAGATCTGGCGTCGCACCGCGATCTCGGCCAGGAATCCTTGCGCGCCATCGCGGAACGCCGCGACGGTCAGCTCGCCGGCCCGCAACCGTGGCCCGGTGAAGTCGCGCTGCCCGAGCAGGATCGGCTGGGCCCGTTCGAAACCGCGCCGCGCGACGTGGTCCGGCAGCGCGCCGCCGAGCAGGTCGGTCACGGAGCCGGGCACCAGCTCGGCCGAGACGATCTGATCGAAGCTGGGCCGCCGGACGATCCGGTGCGCAAGATACAGCCGATCCGGCCGGCCGAAACACAGGTGGGTCGGGGTGCCGCAGTCGCCGTCGCGATCGAGTTCCGCGAAATGCAGGACCCGGCTGACGGTGGCCCGCACCTGCTCGGCGATCACGAGGCCGCCACGTTCGCGTCGTCCCCGGATCAGCGCGCCGTGGAAGGAGCGCCGTGGGCCGGGGCGTTGCGGGTCGAGTTCGGCGATCGGCAGGTCCCCGGGGTCGAAGGTATGGATATCGGTGTATCCCACGCGCCGGTCCGCCCCGATGGCCCGGCGGCCACGCTCGTCGAATTCGACGGCGAGCAGCACCTGATAGTTGTGCGGCACATCGAACGTGGGCCGGTAGGACAGGTAGCAGTCGAGTCCGGTACCGAAAACCACCATGCTGTGCATGCCTGCGCCGCCTGCCATTTCGGGCCGATGGTGTGCCCCCGGCCTGCGCAGGTGCGCGACGTTCACGACCTCGCTCCGCTCGTACGCCGGTGCGGCTCGGCCGTGTCGTAGGTTCGCTCATACATCTCGAGCTCCTTTCTAGCCACTCACAGAGTGACCAGAACGGCGCCGGATGCCACGAGTGCCCGGCTACTCGAATCCGGCCGGACCGCCTACTCGCGCGTCGCGCGTGTGCTGCGCGATGCCCGTGATCAGGGGTCGAGCCGCACCGGCCGTGGCCGTGACAGCCCCGACAGATCGAGCACGCCCTGCCGGACCGCGGCGACGCTGAGCACTTCCATCGTCGAGATCACGATCACCAGCAGGCCTATCACCAGTGCGAGCACGTCCAGTGAATCGAACGGCAGCACCCCGACGACGATGCCGAGCACGACGGTGCCCAGACCGAACACCTCCTGCCTGCCGCTGCCGTGCAACTCCGGGGACCACACCGCGACCGTCGCGTGGCAGATGCCGCGCACCGACCAGCCCAGCCCGACCCAGAACGAGAGCAGCAGGGGCGAGTTGCCGCCGCTGAAACACAGCACAGCGAGCAACGTCGAGGTCAGACCGCTGACGAAGATCAGCACGCGCAGGGCGGGCGCCACCCGCGCGCTGAACGCGATGATCACCTGCAACGCGGCATTGACCAGCAAATACGCACCGAGCAGCAGTTCCGCGGTCGGCAACGTCTTGTGTGGCCATACGGCTATGACCACACCCAAAATCATCGAACAGGCACCGGACACAAGGATCGCGTACCGGGCTGTCCCGGCCAATGGGTCCGCACGCCCTTGGAGCTCGCCTTCGGGCATAGCCCCCATAATATGGGCGTTCGCCTAAGTTAGCCGCGTGTTTGCTTTCACTCGGTGCGGCGGGCAGGCATGGACGAACAGAATTTGCCGACTAGCCCACCCCGGGCCGCGTCGACAGCGCAACGCTGCGCACCCGCACCCCGTCCGCGAGCTGCCACGGCACGCTCACCTGTCCCGCGGTCGACACCGCCTCCGGCCGCAGCACGCGATGCACCCGGACCACGTCCCCGATATCGGTATGACCGTCACCGTCGACCGCCGGTGCGGGCGCGGGCAGCACGAGCTCGACGGGCGTGACACGGATCGACGGATCCGGCTTGCCGCTGTCGTGCTGGGCCTGCGGCTCGGCGGTTCCCGCCACCAGCGCCGCGATCTGCGCCTGCACCACCGGGTCGCGGGTGCCGTCGTAGAGCCAGCGCTGACCGAGCACACCGTGCATCGACGTGCCGACGAGTGCTTCCTCGGCGTCGTCGAGCGGTGCGCCACGGTAGGCGAACGGCACCAGGTACCCGACCGGCTCCACGCCCGCGCCGTCCACGATCACCAGGAACTCGATGCCGACCGCCCCCGCGGGATCGTCGAGTCGGAAGCCTCCGGCCCGCCGCAACACCGGCCGCCCCGTGCCCCGATACCACGGGCGGGTCGGCAGCCAGGTGGTCAGTAGTTCCAGCTTCGTCGGCACCATCGTCGTCTGGTGGATGACAGCCATCCGCGCGTCCTCCTTCGCCCGCCCCGCTCGACTGCCGGACGTTCGGCTCGAGCATAAGCGACCGAAAACGCCCACGGCTGTGGGCAATCCGAGTGTGTCCGGGCGATCATGCCGCTCGGCACACCGGCCATCTGGTGGTTGGCGTTCCCGGTGCTGGGGTGGGCGATCTGGCAGTCGGCGACCGGCGGGACTGGCGCTACCTCGCCGTACTCACCGCGTACGGCGCCGCGTGGCTGCCGTGGTTCGCCACCCTGGACCGGCAGATGTACTACTTCTACGCCAGCGCGATGGCGCCGTTCCTCGTCATGCCGCTGGCCCTGACGCTCGGTCAAATGCTCGGTCGCGCCGCGCAATCCAGAGAACGCCGCGGCACCGGGTTGCGCGCGGTCTGTCTGTATCTGGGCTTGGTGGTGGCCGACTTCATCTGCCTGCACCCGATTCTGACCGGGCTGCCGATTACCGCCGCCAGCTGGCAAGACCATCTCTGGTTGCCGAGCCGGCGCTGACCACGTCCGTGTCCCCCGGTACCGAACATACGCTCAGTCCAGACAGAACTCGTTGCCTTCGACGTCCTGCATCGTCAGACACGACTCGTTCTCCTCGTCGGCCTCCAGCAGCCGCACCCGGACCGCGCCGAGCGGAATCAGCCGGGCGCATTCGGCTTCCAGCGCGGCCACGCGTTCGGCGCCGACAAGACCGGTCCCGACCCGAACATCGAGGTGCACCCGGTTCTTCACCACCTTGCCTTCCGGCACGCGCTGGAAGTACAGACGGGGGCCGACACCCGTGGGATCCTTCGCCGCGAACCAGGCATTCCGTTGCTCCGGTGGCAGCGTGCCGTTGTACTCGTCCCAGCTGGCGAACCCGTCCGGCGGTGGCGGCGCGACATACCCCAGTACCTCGCACCAGAAGCGCGCGACACGTTCGGGATCCGCGCAGTCGAAGGTGACCTGGACCTGTCTCACCGATGTCATGGGATCACTTTAGGGGCGCGGGCCGCCATCACGCACATCCTTTACGCACCGAACGCCCCTTGTCCCACAAGGAAACTGATCCGATAGGCCCGCGCATGCGGACCATTGGCGACTCGCGCATCGACGCCTCCGTCGAGCGTGAAATAACGGCGCGTCGAATTGGTCGATTGATCAGGAGGAAATGGTGGCGGCAGCCTCTCGGACGATGCCGCCACCATTTCCTCCTGATCGGCCGACCACTTTCACCCAGCACCCAATTCGCTGAGATATCTCTCTTATTGTGCCGAGCGGGAATTCGTGGCTTCCAGGGCGTCGTTAGGCTGCGGGTAGCGCCTTGACCTGCGGGTTGTCAAAGTTGTACGGCCGCAGCGACGTACGAAGTTCGTGACGGCGGCCGTCGTGCGTGGAATGGGACATCGACGCGACATCGGTATGGTCGCGTTCATGGAGCGAAGTTTTCATTCGGCCGAACAACTTTTGACTGCACTGCGCGCGGGTGAGGTGACCTCGGTAGAGCTGACCGACGAGGCGATTACCCGGATCGAACGCGAAGACAAAACAATCAACGCGATCTGCGTGCCCGATTTCGACCGGGCCCGCGCGGCCGCGCGCCGCGCCGACGAGGCGCGGGCACGCGGCGAGTATCGACCACTGCTCGGTCTCCCGATAACGGTGAAGGAGTGCTACAACATCGCGGGACTGCCCACCACCTGGGGCGTGCCGGAGCATCGCGACTACGTGCCCGACGAGGACGCGCTGTCGGTGTCGCGGGTCGAGGCGGCGGGCGCGGTCGTGCTCGGAAAGACCAACGTGCCGTTCATGTTGAACGACATCCAGAGCTTCAACGACATCTACGGCACCACCAACAACCCGTGGGATCTCACTCGCACGCCGGGCGGTTCGTCCGGCGGGTCGGCGGCGGCGTTGGCGGCCGGATTCGGCGCGCTCTCCCTCGGCTCCGATATCGCCGGTTCACTGCGCACGCCCGCGCACTTCTGCGGCATCTTCGCGCACAAACCGACGCTCGGGCTGGTGGCGACCCGCGGCATGGTCCCGCCCGGCGTGCCCGCGCTGCCCGCCGATCGCGATCTCGCGGTGCTCGGCCCGATGGCGCGCACCGCCCGCGACCTCACCCTGCTGCTCGACATCATGGCCGGGCCCGATCCGCTCACCCAGGGCATCAGCTACCAGCTGGCGCTGCCGCCGACCCGCCATGAGCGCCTGGCCGACTTCCGCGTCCTGGTGCTCGACGAACATCCCGTGGTGCCGACCGGGTCCGCGGTGCGAGCCGCGCTGAACCGCGTCGCCGACGCGCTGACCGCCGCGGGGGCGCACGTGGCCCGGCACAGTCCCCTGCTGCCCGACCTCGCCGAATCCGCGACCATCTACACCCAGCTGATGGTCTCCGATGTCGCCGCCCGATATCCCGCGGACAGGTTCGAAGCGATGCGCGCCACCGCGGCCGCGCTCGACGCGCAGGACGACAGCTTTCAAGCCGTCTGGCTGCGCAGCGCGATCCTCGACCATCGCGGCTGGGTCGAGGCGAACAGCCGACGCGAACTACACCGTCAAGGGTGGCGAAACCTGTTCGCCGAGTTCGACATCGTCGTGTGCCCGATCACCCCGACCCCCGCGTTCCCGCACGACCACACCGAACTCGACGAGCGCCGCATCACCATCGACGGCACCGACCACTCCTTCAGCGACCAGTTCGCCTGGGTCGGCGTGGCCACCATGCCCGGCCTGCCCGCCACCGCCATCCCCGCGGATCACACCCCCGACGGCCTGCCGGTCGGCGTGCAACTCATCGGCCCGATGTTCGAGGACCGCACCCCGCTACGCCTGGCCGAACTGCTCGAGCAGGAACTCGGCGGCTTCCGCGTCCCGCCGGGGCTGCAGCTGAACGGATAAGCGGCTTCGGGCTGGGCGCGAGTCTTGGCCGATCTCGCCATCGAGACCACCGACGAAATCCAACTGCGTCGCTGGATCGACGAGGTCGTCCCGGACACCCGACACTGCGCGGCTGAACGCTCGTGCTCGGTCAGGGGTGTAGCCGCCCCCGACCGAGCACGACTCCGCTCCGCTCGCTCACGAGGCCCCTGCCCGCGCCGGTCGATCCGCGGCCGGGCGGCGGGCCTCGGCCAGCAGCTCGTCCAGTTGCGCTTCGGCGCGTTCGGCGCGGGCGAGGGTTTGCGCGCGGGCC
This genomic interval carries:
- a CDS encoding metalloregulator ArsR/SmtB family transcription factor; this encodes MDEIASALGDGARWRMVELLAVRPRSVGELAELTGLRQPQTTKHLQTLARAGLVTVFPLGQRRVYAIEAAPLQNLERRLRSLNETIAAHADERDVLARYRTAIEVETAVADRDRWADGRAFSFERILAAPQELAWQYWTDPSLLQSWWAPASLKVTDCVVEAKPGGRAVLDYLDPEGRRYRSVGSVQAASEPEQLVFDLSVLDEAGAVAFTSNYDLRLTAVPEGTLLHLDLSIAETTVEAVSYIAGIETGWGQVLDNLANVITNKKKEVQP
- a CDS encoding DUF418 domain-containing protein: MSESVVPDGISGRRIAEVDILRGFALFGILITNAIVATTLWSFSGPDDQLRPHWDGPIDHVVGGFVDAFFVGRFYLLFAFLFGYSFTLQIAAAQRAGVSANARLLRRCAALLTVGLAHVFLLWIGDILTLYAMLCLVLITLKKLRPRTAVITGVVLYIVWCGWMFIPGSGGDDLSELGVFFDLRRMHDGYSGSFADTFAIQTGTAPVFLVLIWFTQGVTSLGMFLIGMAAGKRQLFENRDVLRRWAPRVLIGGLAIGLPITVVNFGAGQNWFDPGFYWAGLQELVNPLMTFAYVAGIICLTQSARTAPMLRWLAPAGRMAASNYIFQSVVLMVVYTGYGFGLVDTVPPAGVLGIGLLTYAVQVVASDWWLRGHRYGPVEWLLRAVTYLSIPAWRRAPETLPAHQERLTRPSDDTGSHWRP
- a CDS encoding DUF308 domain-containing protein, yielding MGAMPEGELQGRADPLAGTARYAILVSGACSMILGVVIAVWPHKTLPTAELLLGAYLLVNAALQVIIAFSARVAPALRVLIFVSGLTSTLLAVLCFSGGNSPLLLSFWVGLGWSVRGICHATVAVWSPELHGSGRQEVFGLGTVVLGIVVGVLPFDSLDVLALVIGLLVIVISTMEVLSVAAVRQGVLDLSGLSRPRPVRLDP
- a CDS encoding maltokinase N-terminal cap-like domain-containing protein yields the protein MAVIHQTTMVPTKLELLTTWLPTRPWYRGTGRPVLRRAGGFRLDDPAGAVGIEFLVIVDGAGVEPVGYLVPFAYRGAPLDDAEEALVGTSMHGVLGQRWLYDGTRDPVVQAQIAALVAGTAEPQAQHDSGKPDPSIRVTPVELVLPAPAPAVDGDGHTDIGDVVRVHRVLRPEAVSTAGQVSVPWQLADGVRVRSVALSTRPGVG
- a CDS encoding VOC family protein codes for the protein MTSVRQVQVTFDCADPERVARFWCEVLGYVAPPPPDGFASWDEYNGTLPPEQRNAWFAAKDPTGVGPRLYFQRVPEGKVVKNRVHLDVRVGTGLVGAERVAALEAECARLIPLGAVRVRLLEADEENESCLTMQDVEGNEFCLD
- a CDS encoding amidase, with translation MERSFHSAEQLLTALRAGEVTSVELTDEAITRIEREDKTINAICVPDFDRARAAARRADEARARGEYRPLLGLPITVKECYNIAGLPTTWGVPEHRDYVPDEDALSVSRVEAAGAVVLGKTNVPFMLNDIQSFNDIYGTTNNPWDLTRTPGGSSGGSAAALAAGFGALSLGSDIAGSLRTPAHFCGIFAHKPTLGLVATRGMVPPGVPALPADRDLAVLGPMARTARDLTLLLDIMAGPDPLTQGISYQLALPPTRHERLADFRVLVLDEHPVVPTGSAVRAALNRVADALTAAGAHVARHSPLLPDLAESATIYTQLMVSDVAARYPADRFEAMRATAAALDAQDDSFQAVWLRSAILDHRGWVEANSRRELHRQGWRNLFAEFDIVVCPITPTPAFPHDHTELDERRITIDGTDHSFSDQFAWVGVATMPGLPATAIPADHTPDGLPVGVQLIGPMFEDRTPLRLAELLEQELGGFRVPPGLQLNG